A stretch of DNA from Silvanigrella paludirubra:
GGTTTTCGTGATCCAATTATAGCAACAACAGGTTTTGATAAAATTTTAGGATTTCCTAAATATTGAAAAGCGAGTAAGGAAGGATGTTGTAGTTTTTTTTGTAATATGGATTCAAGATAAAAACGATCTATGAATTTATTATCTATAGAAGTTTCTTTTCTTTTTAAGTCATTGTAAAAATTTAATAAGTCATATTTATTATCTATATTACATATGTCTAAAATTTCTGAAAATTTAAAATTGGAATTATCCTTTTTATTTGTAAGATAAGTTGTTACTTTTCTAATTTCATTGTTTTTTAGTTTTGATTGAAGAAGCCAAAGTTCTTCTTTTGTTATATTAGTATATTTGTTATAATTAATCATTTTATTTCTTTCTATTAAAAAATATGTTGAAAACTCAAAGAGAAATCAAAATAATATTTATTTTATTCGTTTTATTAAAGATAGATTTTTAAAATTTGAGTAGAATTTTATTCTGGTTGTCCATATTCTTACTAAATCAAAAAAATGACATGTAAAATTAAGTCTTGTTTATTAATTTGAATTGAAAAAAATTTGACTAGGTAAAACCAATATGCTTTACTCAGTTTAAAGCAATACAAGCTTAAAAATGTGTCAAAATAAGAAATGCGTAAATTTTTGCGCATGAAATATTTTGTTCCAAATTAATAACCATGGGGTGAAATATGAAGGAAAGCAGATGCCCATATCATGTTAAGCAAGGTCTAGTCGATACGGAAGGGAAATTAGTGCTTAGTGATGTTTGTGGGGTAAAATCGGCATGTGGCGCGCAGTGTCCATTTGCTCCTTTCAAAGAAAACTCTCATAAAGAATGTTCTCGTTATGTTGCTCATATTAGAGGTGCTGAACGTCAAGTACTTGTACCAAAGAACGATATAGAGTATTTGCCAGAAGTGAGTGGTTTAAGTAATTTTAGTGAGATTGATCTTTTGTGAATACAACTTCCAGCATCTATAGCAAAAAAGGGCGCAATAATCGGAATTTAATTTTAGCCGATGTGATCGGAAGCGAAATAGAAGCTTTTGATATTGGCACAAATGCGTTATTTAAGGCTGCACTTTTTTCAAATATCAAATCGGGTTCCGAAGATATTTCAGATGTTTTTCTATCTTTATTAAAAAAATCATTAGCCGCAAATTCAAAAATTTCTCCTTATAGATTGTTCTCTTTTTTGTCATATCATTATTTTAAAAAGAAATTTATAGTTACGGCTCTAGAAGAAATAAAAAAGACACGCTCTAATTGGTTATTAATGCAATGTAATGTGACTGAATTATCTGGTTTAGACTCAAAAAGTTCTCATTTTTATTTTAGTCATTTAGAAAAGCGCATTTTTGAAGAATATGTAACGGGATGGATTGATGCTCAATTCGCTCTTGAAAAAGAATTTAAAAAAGTAAGAAAAAAGTTTTTATTATCATTGCTAAAAAAATACTTTAATTTTTTATTATTTTGGTGTTTTATATTTATTGCTATTTATATTGGACTTCATATTACATCAAAAGAAAATTCACTTACCATGTGGCAGCAACTTAAAGGCTGGATCAATTTTTTATTGCAAAGACTTTATTAGTACTTTTTAAAGTGAGTTATTTTCATAGTATAGAAAATATCTTTTAGTAGGTTTGCAGCATTTTATAGATGGTTCCCATAACCATGATTTGCAGCTTTGATTGATATTACAGCTATTTTTTGTGTCCAAATTAAATTCATATTCACTTTCGGGACTCATTTTATTTGTATTTGAGTTTCTATTTAAAACTTCATTATTAACTGGAATTTTTTCAGTTCTTAATGGTAATGCAGGCAATGCAGTTTTTGAAAAGAAGAAACCTTCATTCTTGATGGAAGATTGATTTTGAGGATTTATTAAATTGATATTATTCTTGTTTGAATAATTTCCATTCTGATTTGCTATAAAAATTTCATTTGATTTTTTTTCAAGTGAATTTGAATTATTAATAATGACAGGTTTGTTAACATTGTTGCTTTGAACAGCTGGATTGTTAGCAATAACAGGTTTATTTAGATTGTTACTTTGCACTGGTGGATTACTAATCACGACAGGTTTGTTTACAGTGTTATTTTGAACGGGTGGAATGTTAGCAATAACAGGTTTATTTACATTGTTACTTTGTGCTGGTGGATTACTAATCACGACAGGTTTCTCTTTAGGTTTTTCTGTAGGTTTTATTGGAACTGGATTTTTTACAATTTCTTTTTGAATAAGAACCTTTTTTTCAGGTTGAATTATTTTGATTTCACTTTCTTTTTCTTTATTTTTTGTTAAAACTTTTTCTTTTTTAATATTTTCATTTAATTTATTTGCTTCTATTTTAACAATTTTTTTAGGCAATAATAAAATTTCACCAACGTAAATACAATTTCCTAAACTTTCTTGTTTTTTAGGATTTAATTTTAATACTTCTGCTAGAGAACCATTTTTACCATAAATTGGTTTTAAGGAAAGTGTTTGCAATATTGTTGTAATTGTATCTTTTGGCATTACCTTATATTCTAATAAATCATCGGAAGCCATTGCATCTCTAGATACGATAAAAATACTAATAATAAATACGTATTTTAGTATTTTTAATATATTGATGACTTTTAAAAGAAACATAATGAACAACTCCCTTGTAAATTCAGGGCAAAAACTATATATGTATTCGGATTTAATTTGTGATTATATTAATATTATAAAATTATTTTAAAATTATTATTTAGTTACTTTTGTTATTAAAATTATATTTAAAGATTTTTTAAAATAATAATTATTACTGTATTTTCAATGGTTTGTGGTGTGAGCATTTTTTATTATGTTCAACAATAACTATCTTTCCAGCCATATCTGTTTCGTTTAAGTCGGTTCCGCATTCAGAACAAAGACCTTTGCAATCTTCTCTGCATAATGGGAGCTCTGGTAAGGCACAAAACATAGTATCAAGTAGTAATTCATCTAATTGAATTGAGTTTCCTTGAAAAGCATAGGATTCTAAATCACTTTCAGAAAGCTCTATTTCATCATTCTCATTTGCATTAGAAAATTTAGATATTCCAGATTGTTGGTACTTTTGGGAGTTTATTGGGACAAAAAAACCTTTAACTTCGGCGCTAATTTTTTCTCTAAATAAGGTAAGGGAGCGGACACATTCTAATAAAGGTTCAAACTCAATATTTCCTTCTATACGATAAACTCCTTGTTCCTTAATCAATTTTAAAATTCCAGATAATTCCTGATAGTCCTTGTCATCCGAAATTAAAGAATATTCGTTTAAAAAAGATTTTGTCCACTCCGATAAAATTGTGTCTATATGATATACATTTTTAAGATTTGAGTTCGACTTACCAAAAGTAACTATCATTTCACTGCCAATTTTTACTAGGGGAATAGAGATGTTTTTGTTCATTCTAAAAGAATCCTTGAAATAAATTTAATAATTATAATAATTTAACTGTTTTTGCGAGAGCCTTTTAAAAAGGCCATGCCAATTAAGAGACCAGTAAAAAGAATAATAGCTGAGATGTAAAGAGATTTTTCTTTTATAAAGTATGAGTTCCCGATCCCATTTTGATAGGTGAGACCTAGTAAAGCAGGGCCAATCATTCTTGCTAAGGAAGAAACGGCTTGAGCTAATCCAAATCCGAAACCCTGATATTTATGAGGGGTGGAAATGCTTATTAATGTATTTATGGATGGATTTGCAATAGCAATGCCAACGCATAAAAAAGATAGACTCAAAAACAAAAAATAAGGATGAGGTGCATAAAAGGGAATTCCAATCATACTTAAAATTAAAAGAATGTACCCCCATTTTAATACCAATGATTCCTTAAAATTTTTGAGAATTTTTTTAGCAATAAATGCATTGGCAATAATAGAAAATACTCCAATGATAATATAACTTTTGTAGATATCTAAATTCCCAAAAAAGTAGGCATCTTTTAAAATAAAAGGCAATAAAGTTTCTACACCACTAAATGCAAGAATTTGTATAAATAAAATTACCATAAATGCGATAAATATTTTTATTTTTAGAATATCCCTTATCGCATACATTATACTTTGTTTATTTAAATTAAATGTGGTATTCTTTGGGAGATACTCTGGATTTATTTTTTCGAAAATACCTCTATAAAATACATTAGCGAATTTAAAGTGCGTTTCGGGAAGATAATAAGCAACAAAAATCAAATTTAATACATTTAAAAAAACAGCAAGCATAGCTATTCCGAATATGTAACTACCATGAAATAATTGAAATTTATCAATTGATAAAACAACAATTGTCCCGAAAATGGGGCCAACCGTAAAACCTCCTCCAAATGCCAATCCGATAATTGACATATAACGTCCTCTATCTTTAAAGCTTGTGATGTCAGAAATACATGCTTGAGCGGTCGCAATATTTCCATATCCTATTCCTGATAATATTTTTGCTAGGACTAAAAATAAATAAGAATTCGCAACACCTGTTAAAAATTGCGAAAGACAAGATATAAGAATAGTAGCCAACAAAATTTTTTTACGCCCAAAAACATCAGAAGTGTATCCTAAAAGTCCTCCTGAAATAAAAGATGCAAATGCAAACCAAGTAGCTAACAAGGCAATTTGAGAGTCAGAAACATGGAATTCTCGGGCAATTTGCGGGAGGATAGGGAGAAACATTCCAAAGCCAATTAGATCAATAAAAATGGTAAAGAAGATAATTTTTAATATTTTATTTTGAATTTTTTCATGCTGCAAAACAAACTCCTTTGGAGGCTCTTTCTTAAATTATTTTTATCTTAGAAAAGAAAGTGCTAACCTATTTCTATAGAATGTACGTTAGGATAAAAACAAACAATTTGGCAAATATAAAAGGAGGAGGGGGTTTATTATGATCCAATTAACGAGATTAGATGGAAAAGCGATATTTCTTAATACAGCTAACATTCAATGGATAGAAACACTTCCTGATACTACCATAACCATATTAAGTGGAGCTCGTATTATAGTCCGTGAAAAAATAGAAGATATTTTGAATAAAATGGATGAAAGAATAAAGTATGAGAATTCTCTTAACTTGAAAGAAAAAGAAGAGTCCCTATTAGATAGGCATGAAATTTATTCTCAGATGGCAGAAAATATATAAACAAATTTTCCCTATTCGAACTGAAGATGATTTAACCGATGATTTTCAGTTAGGAGGGTAAAATGTTAAAAATAAGATATTTATTACAAATATTAAAATTAATTTATTTTATCTTCTTATTATTCAGTTTAAACAATGGCATAGTATTTGCTCAAGAATGGCCTAGTTTATTTATCAATGAAGATATCATTCCTCAAAATAAATCTGAGTTAAAACAAATTAAGAAGTTACAAACTAAAGATATACAAAAAATGCCACAAGAAAAGATTCGAGAAAAAATACTAAACTCATTTTACTTTATCGCTGATTTTATTAGTAGTACAAAACAAGAAGAGCCTAAAAATTGGTTTGATTCACATAAAAATCCAGATAACTCACTGAAATATGGATTTCCACCAGAATTAAAAAGACCTCCTCTTACTATTTATTACCCAGCTTATAACTTAACAAAATTAGCCTATTTTGTTACTGAAAATCCATATATTTCAAAACTAAACGTTTGTCAGGGATTTTGGGCTGAAAATAGACTCCAATTTGCTTATGACTGTTTTTTCTTTCTACAGCTTGAATTAGCAAATGATAAAATTCCGATAAATTCTTTAGAGCGTCTTCAAGTGAATTTATTACATGCCTTTTTTTTGTTACATTTAGCAACGAATGATGTAACAAATGTTCACATATGGAACCCTAAAACAGCTCCTCCAATTCCCCAAGATTTTACTGAAGGTGATCATTATGCTATTTCAAGAGTACTTTTTTCATACATTTCTACCCAAGTAGATGATACAATCTATTTACCAAAACAAAAAACAGATATAATTGAACCTATTTATAAAAATATTTTTGAATCTCCTGTTTATTTTAGAGTAACAGCAAAAGTATGGGGAAATAAAACTTCTGTTACTTTACTAAAAGATCCAATCGATCCATTAAAATGGGTTCAAACTGTAATGCCTTTGGCATATGCTAATACAATGGCTATGAATCAAGGAATAATGCTTTGGCAGAGAGCGTTTAATTCTGCTCAAAAAATTGAAAATTATTTTCAAAACTTTAACTACCCAAAAATGTCAGAAGACTCACCGCTTATTGTTAAATCACCTTCATTAGTAAAAAATGAAATTTTTATAGCGCCTAAAAATAATACCGATTTTTTAGCAGCAACCGATTTATTTAGAGCAACAGCCATGTTAATTGCAAAAGATCCTGCTAAATCCTTAGAATATATTTCAAGTGGTATTTTAAGAAAAGGGCATCCCGAAATATCTGCCCTTATGTTTAATTTATCAGGAAATGCTTATTTTGATCTTGACTTATTAAGGTGGGCAAGAAGATCCTATTCTTGGGCAGAGTTATTTTCAAAATCTTTTGCTGAAAAAGTACCAAGTTCATTAATTTATGGCGGTGAAAGTGCTTATTGGTATGGTAAATATGATGTAGCTCAAAAATCATACGAAAGATTCTTAAAATTAATTGGAGATCCTGAATTTAGTCCTTGGGCGTATCTTCGTTTAGCTGAGATTGAAGAAAGAAAAGGTAACAGTAATAATGCAAAGAATTATTATGAAGTAATTTTAAGAAAATTTAATAGTCATTTTGTTGCAGCAGATGCACAAGTTAGATTATTTTGTTTATACCAAAATGGCTTAACTAAAAACACAAAAAAAGTTGAATATCAAAAAGTTGTTGAAAAAATTAAAAATTCAAGAGATGTCTTAAAAAAGCAAGCAAAAGCATGTATGTTAAAGGTTGATTTAGAAAATTTACAAGAAGATTCAGCTAAAGATACTAAAACGACTGTTGTCGAAAAGTCATTAAAACAAAAAGAAGCTATTGATAAATATGCCAAAGAATTTCCAGATAGTGAATTTTTAGTTTTATTTACAGACAGAATAAAAGAGCTGGAACTTTCTGTTGGAACTTTTTTAGCATCAGAAAATGCTTGTAATAAATTAATTGAATATTATTTGAAAAATAAAGACTCCCTTGTAAAATTAAAAAATAGCAATCATCATTATGTAAATGGATTAAAATGGGGGAACGATGAAAATTTAAAGCTATTAAGATGTAGTGCTTTTATTAATAATGTTTCTTTATGGAAAGAAATGAGAAAAACGGAAATAGGTAAAGATGGAGAGCCGTTGCATACATTTTTTTATAATTTATCTCAGAAACCTTCTGTTGAAAATGCTCTGTTAGCATATAGCTCTTTGAAAAAATCGAGCGATAATTGGGTAAAAAAAGTAAAAACAATAGAAAAATCTAGTTTTGAAGCTATATTAAAAGAAGATTTTTGGGAAATGTTAACTTTAAGAGAGCTAATGAAATTTGATTTATTAACCTCAAAATCAGCAAATAATTTATTGAACAATGCTGTTTCTCAAGATTTATTTAATGAACCAAAATTAATTTATTCATCTAATACTTTTTGTTATTGGATGTTAAGATCATCTTCTCAATTTAATTCGGAAAAATGGGAATCCATAGCTAAGACAAAAGATAAAAAGGAATGGTTAA
This window harbors:
- a CDS encoding MFS transporter, which gives rise to MQHEKIQNKILKIIFFTIFIDLIGFGMFLPILPQIAREFHVSDSQIALLATWFAFASFISGGLLGYTSDVFGRKKILLATILISCLSQFLTGVANSYLFLVLAKILSGIGYGNIATAQACISDITSFKDRGRYMSIIGLAFGGGFTVGPIFGTIVVLSIDKFQLFHGSYIFGIAMLAVFLNVLNLIFVAYYLPETHFKFANVFYRGIFEKINPEYLPKNTTFNLNKQSIMYAIRDILKIKIFIAFMVILFIQILAFSGVETLLPFILKDAYFFGNLDIYKSYIIIGVFSIIANAFIAKKILKNFKESLVLKWGYILLILSMIGIPFYAPHPYFLFLSLSFLCVGIAIANPSINTLISISTPHKYQGFGFGLAQAVSSLARMIGPALLGLTYQNGIGNSYFIKEKSLYISAIILFTGLLIGMAFLKGSRKNS
- a CDS encoding flagellar FlbD family protein, with amino-acid sequence MIQLTRLDGKAIFLNTANIQWIETLPDTTITILSGARIIVREKIEDILNKMDERIKYENSLNLKEKEESLLDRHEIYSQMAENI
- a CDS encoding YceD family protein: MNKNISIPLVKIGSEMIVTFGKSNSNLKNVYHIDTILSEWTKSFLNEYSLISDDKDYQELSGILKLIKEQGVYRIEGNIEFEPLLECVRSLTLFREKISAEVKGFFVPINSQKYQQSGISKFSNANENDEIELSESDLESYAFQGNSIQLDELLLDTMFCALPELPLCREDCKGLCSECGTDLNETDMAGKIVIVEHNKKCSHHKPLKIQ